From Camelina sativa cultivar DH55 chromosome 7, Cs, whole genome shotgun sequence, one genomic window encodes:
- the LOC104700685 gene encoding lactoylglutathione lyase-like has translation MEKKKKGDDVSNSKPPLMALNHVSRLCKDVKKSLEFYTKVLGFVEIERPAALDFDGAWLFNYGVGIHLVQVKDEDKLPSNTDHLDPMDNHISFQCEDMEALEKRLKEVNVKYIKRTVGDQKDAAIDQLFFNDPDGFMVEICNCENLELVPRHSADAIHLPEDRHAPPVALNGSSDRKMPQPNS, from the coding sequence atggagaagaagaagaaaggtgatGATGTATCAAACTCGAAGCCGCCTTTAATGGCGTTGAACCATGTATCAAGGCTTTGCAAAGACGTTAAAAAGTCTTTGGAGTTCTACACGAAGGTGTTAGGGTTCGTGGAGATAGAGCGTCCAGCGGCGTTAGACTTCGACGGTGCGTGGCTCTTCAACTATGGTGTAGGGATCCACTTGGTGCAAGTGAAGGACGAAGACAAGTTACCTTCCAACACGGACCATTTGGACCCGATGGATAACCACATCTCTTTCCAGTGCGAAGACATGGAAGCTTTGGAAAAGAGGCTTAAGGAAGTGAATGTGAAGTACATCAAGAGGACGGTGGGTGACCAGAAAGATGCAGCCATCGACCAGCTCTTCTTCAACGACCCCGATGGCTTTATGGTGGAGATTTGCAACTGTGAGAATCTCGAGCTTGTCCCACGCCATTCAGCAGACGCCATACACCTCCCAGAAGACCGACACGCACCTCCAGTTGCCCTCAATGGCTCATCCGACCGTAAAATGCCCCAGCCCAATTCTTAA
- the LOC109125607 gene encoding uncharacterized protein LOC109125607: protein MISILAQERLLGFTLGSALTGFLVYEQRKLIHESVSDPKSQSVDQSQVRDRIFGKKYRMEFASLWNKAVDQTFEPAIEYLSSRKW from the exons ATGATCAGCATTCTCGctcag GAACGTCTTCTTGGTTTCACTCTTGGTAGCGCCTTGACTGGGTTCCTCGTTTACGAGCAGCGAAAGCTCATCCATGAATCTGTTTCTGATCCTAAATCTCAATCCGTCGATCAATCTCAG GTGAGAGATCGCATATTCGGGAAGAAGTATCGTATGGAATTTGCATCTCTGTGGAACAAAGCTGTGGATCAGACTTTTGAACCTGCCATTGAGTATCTTAGTTCTCGTAAATGGTAG
- the LOC104700683 gene encoding vegetative cell wall protein gp1-like produces MAKKLGFIVMLSMYLLLTVEFARAQEDSPSPAVSPGHESLKDSSPLPPASSPEADSPLPPSFSPEADSPQPPVPSPESFADSPSPSPPPPPPESPSAPSPSPGQAPAPAPSDDDDNDDDSDPETEYAPSPAPEMSNDIKASDEGGDEFEDTNGEDSGMSGLKKAGIAIGTILGVGAIVIGALVYKKRRDNMTRARYTYFTEGEFL; encoded by the coding sequence ATGGCGAAAAAGCTCGGTTTCATTGTTATGCTATCAATGTATCTCCTCCTAACTGTCGAATTTGCGCGCGCTCAGGAGGATTCTCCGTCACCAGCTGTCTCGCCGGGACATGAATCTTTAAAGGATTCTTCTCCTTTGCCACCAGCTTCATCACCGGAAGCAGATTCTCCTCTGCCACCGTCTTTTTCACCAGAAGCAGATTCCCCTCAGCCACCGGTTCCATCACCTGAATCCTTCGCAGATTCTCCATCACCTTCACCGCCACCTCCTCCGCCGGAATCTCCCTCGGCTCCGTCACCATCTCCTGGACAAGCACCCGCTCCTGCTCCATCTGACGACGATGACAACGATGATGATTCTGACCCGGAAACAGAGTATGCTCCTTCTCCAGCACCGGAGATGTCAAATGACATCAAAGCAAGCGACGAGGGCGGCGATGAATTCGAGGACACAAATGGTGAAGATAGCGGAATGAGTGGATTGAAGAAAGCCGGAATCGCCATTGGAACAATATTGGGAGTAGGAGCGATTGTTATCGGCGCTCTTGTTTACAAGAAACGAAGAGATAACATGACCAGAGCTCGTTACACTTACTTTACGGAAGGAGAGTTCCTTTAA